GGGTGGGAACCAATGGGATCATCAGGGTTCCCTCTGCCACAGGGCACTGGGCTGGGGCAAAGGCAGGAATCGGGAGAAGGCGGGGAGTTCCAGGTCCCGCCCCAGAGCAGACTTCCTGATCTGCACACATCCCGGTGAGCGAGAGCAGCAGAGGACCCCAGCGCCATGGGGTGCACTCGCGACGCCATCCTGGACGCACTGGAGAACCTGACTGCAGACGAGTTCAAGAAATTCAAGCTGAAGCTACTTTCAGTGCCCCTTCGCGAAGGCTATGGGCGCATCCCACGGGGGACACTGATGTCCATGGACGCCATAGACCTCACAGACAAGCTCGTCTCTTCCTATCTGGAAGAGTACAGCACAGAGCTCACCGTGATCGTGCTGCGGGAGATGGGCATGCAGGAGACAGCAGAGCACCTGCAGATCAAGTGCACAGGTGAGCACGCCCCTACACACACTCTGCAGGGGCCACCTCCTATACCCCTCACTGCATCAGCCCCCCAACACTTGCCCCTCGGACTCTTTCACTTCCTGTTCCTCCTACCCTCTAAAATTACAAAAGCTTCTCCTGCTGGGAAGGGAGGTTTCCTGTGCTTGCCCTGTACTTAGCTTCCATACCAAGGGGCCCCTAACCCCAGAGAGACCAAAGCTACGGGATGACCGGAAGGCGACCACTTGACTCATTTCCTTATAGGCCCCGCTCCAGGGCCTGCTGGGATCCAGGA
The sequence above is a segment of the Mustela lutreola isolate mMusLut2 chromosome 17, mMusLut2.pri, whole genome shotgun sequence genome. Coding sequences within it:
- the LOC131819704 gene encoding apoptosis-associated speck-like protein containing a CARD; the encoded protein is MGCTRDAILDALENLTADEFKKFKLKLLSVPLREGYGRIPRGTLMSMDAIDLTDKLVSSYLEEYSTELTVIVLREMGMQETAEHLQIKCTGPAPGPAGIQDHQTGTSPAPHFVDRHRAALITRVTDVEGVLDALYGTVLSGGQYEAVRAEPTNTMKMRKLLSFAPAWDKTCKDLLLQALRNTHPYLVADLEKS